Proteins encoded in a region of the Xiphophorus couchianus chromosome 11, X_couchianus-1.0, whole genome shotgun sequence genome:
- the gusb gene encoding beta-glucuronidase, producing the protein MLRVLWLFAALDAALLLDTGMLFPRESSSRERKELNGLWAFRADGSPNRNQGFESAWYKSRLAETGPVIDMPVPASYNDITQDPTLRDFIGWVWYEREVTVPTRWITDDGLRVVFRVGSAHYYSVVWVNGVKVTEHEGGHLPFEAEIGTLLRKDPTMPCRITIAVNNTLNLHTLPPGTIQYMTDRTRYPAGFFVQNYNFDFFNYAGIHRPVLLYTTPKAYVDDITVVTDFLDNTGLVRYGVSVKGTTSAAMKVTLIDKGGHCVVSSNEASGVLKVPNVNLWWPYLMHQNPGYLYLLEVRLKATDESSTYEDVYTLPVGIRTVNVSSTQFFINNKPFYFHGVNKHEDADIRGKGLDWPLIVKDFNLMKWLGANSFRTSHYPYAEEILQMCDRHGIVVIDESPGVGIKDIRSFGNASLTHHLAVMDELVRRDKNHPSVVMWSVANEPAAEMPPAENYFKTLIMHTKALDPTRPVTYITDSNFSRDKGAPFVDVICVNSYFSWYHDPGHLEVIPVQLNTQFEDWYGKYKKPIIQSEYGADVVPGLHNDPPVMFTEEYQKVVLQQYHSVFDQKRKKYVIGELIWNFADFMTTQGITRVVGNKKGVFTRQRQPKAAAFILKERYWRLANETGALPLWTKYPCPL; encoded by the exons ATGCTTCGCGTTTTGTGGCTGTTCGCCGCCCTGGACGCGGCGCTACTGCTGGACACAGGCATGCTGTTTCCGCGGGAGTCCTCCTCCAGAGAGCGGAAGGAGCTGAACGGGCTTTGGGCTTTCAGGGCTGACGGATCACCCAACAGGAACCAGGGCTTCGAGAGCGCTTGGTACAAAAGTCGACTGGCAGAG ACCGGCCCTGTGATCGACATGCCGGTTCCTGCCAGCTACAATGACATCACTCAAGACCCCACACTGAGAGATTTCATTGGCTGGGTGTGGTATGAGCGCGAGGTGACAGTGCCCACCCGCTGGATCACTGATGACGGCCTGCGAGTGGTCTTCAGAGTGGGGAGCGCTCACTATTACTCCGTAGTG TGGGTGAATGGTGTGAAGGTGACTGAACACGAAGGCGGCCATTTGCCGTTTGAGGCAGAAATAGGCACCTTACTCCGTAAAGACCCAACCATGCCCTGCAGGATCACCATCGCTGTGAACAACACTCTGAATCTGCACACACTACCGCCAGGCACCATCCAGTACATGACTGACCGTACGAG GTATCCTGCTGGGTTCTTTGTTCAGAACTACAATTTTGATTTCTTCAACTATGCCGGAATACATCGTCCTGTTCTGTTGTATACCACTCCTAAAGCCTATGTGGATGACATCACCGTTGTTACAGATTTCTTGGACAACACAG GGTTGGTCAGATATGGTGTGTCAGTCAAAGGAACAACCTCCGCTGCTATGAAGGTGACTTTAATTGACAAAGGAGGCCACTGCGTTGTTTCCTCCAATGAGGCTTCTGGAGTGCTCAAAGTGCCAAATGTCAACCTGTGGTGGCCGTACTTGATGCACCAAAACCCGGGTTATCTTTATTTGTTGGAG GTTCGCCTGAAGGCTACTGACGAGAGCTCAACGTATGAGGATGTTTATACTCTACCAGTTGGCATCCGCACAGTTAACGTCAGCAGCACCCAATTCTTCATCAACAACAAGCCGTTCTATTTCCATGGAGTCAATAAGCATGAAGATGCTGAC ATCCGAGGGAAAGGTTTGGACTGGCCCCTAATCGTCAAGGACTTTAACCTGATGAAGTGGTTGGGGGCCAACTCGTTCCGCACCAGCCACTACCCCTACGCCGAGGAGATTCTGCAGATGTGTGACCGCCATGGCATTGTGGTGATCGATGAGAGCCCAGGGGTCGGCATTAAAGACAT TCGCAGTTTTGGAAACGCCTCCCTGACCCACCACCTCGCTGTTATGGATGAGCTGGTACGGCGGGACAAGAACCATCCCTCCGTGGTCATGTGGTCTGTAGCCAATGAGCCCGCTGCAGAGATGCCCCCTGCTGAGAACTACTTCAA GACGTTGATAATGCACACCAAAGCTCTGGACCCTACCCGTCCCGTAACCTACATCACAGACAGTAACTTCTCACGGGACAAAGGA GCTCCCTTTGTGGACGTCATCTGTGTGAACAGCTACTTCTCCTGGTACCACGACCCCGGCCACTTGGAGGTCATCCCTGTCCAGCTCAACACTCAGTTTGAGGACTGGTACGGAAAGTACAAGAAGCCCATCATCCAGAGCGAGTATGGAGCTGATGTCGTGCCAGGGCTTCATAAT GATCCCCCGGTGATGTTTACTGAAGAGTATCAGAAAGTGGTCCTGCAGCAGTACCACAGTGTGTTCGACCAGAAAAGGAAGAAGTACGTCATTGGCGAGCTCATCTGGAACTTCGCTGACTTCATGACTACACAAG GGATCACGCGTGTGGTGGGGAACAAAAAGGGGGTCTTTACTCGGCAAAGGCAACCCAAAGCTGCTGCATTCATCCTCAAGGAGAGATACTGGAGACTGGCAAATGAAACTGGCGCCCTGCCCCTCTGGACCAAGTACCCCTGCCCACTGTGA